The following proteins are encoded in a genomic region of Thiomicrospira sp. R3:
- the cobO gene encoding cob(I)yrinic acid a,c-diamide adenosyltransferase, with the protein MSEVDKKTEYHNIRMARKKAQIDAAIARADQKKGLLLVISGNGKGKSTSAFGMVARALGHGMKVGVCQFLKSRTDTGEEAFFSQFANCEWHVLGDGFTWDTQNREQDIATSKAAWQVAMKMLSDPSYDLVVLDELTYLLSYDYLDKDEVLNGLSQKPEMQHVVVTGRSAVAPLRELADTVSEIKDEKHAYKAGIQAQKGIDL; encoded by the coding sequence ATGAGCGAAGTTGATAAAAAAACCGAATACCACAATATCCGTATGGCACGTAAAAAAGCACAAATTGATGCCGCGATTGCCCGCGCCGACCAGAAAAAGGGTCTGCTACTGGTGATTAGCGGCAACGGCAAGGGTAAATCCACCTCAGCATTTGGTATGGTGGCGCGCGCCTTAGGTCATGGCATGAAAGTGGGTGTATGTCAGTTTCTTAAAAGCCGCACCGATACCGGTGAAGAGGCATTTTTTAGCCAATTCGCCAACTGCGAATGGCATGTTCTGGGCGATGGCTTCACTTGGGACACGCAAAACCGTGAACAGGACATAGCCACCTCGAAAGCCGCTTGGCAAGTGGCGATGAAGATGCTTAGCGATCCAAGTTATGATCTAGTGGTTCTGGATGAACTGACCTATCTACTCAGCTACGATTATTTAGATAAGGACGAGGTTTTAAACGGACTGAGCCAGAAGCCTGAGATGCAGCATGTGGTCGTCACCGGTCGTTCAGCGGTTGCGCCATTGCGTGAACTCGCCGATACCGTTTCTGAAATCAAAGATGAAAAACACGCCTATAAAGCGGGTATTCAAGCCCAAAAAGGCATTGATCTTTAA
- a CDS encoding DUF6172 family protein, giving the protein MKKTFALTHEKKATARLVDAIKNEIKKYLKRERAKTLPNDVDFWDFDCRFGADAASAKKLHIAEMNAALDQAETDQLTSCYIEIVAKPGYRTPKEK; this is encoded by the coding sequence ATGAAAAAAACCTTTGCACTGACCCATGAGAAAAAAGCCACCGCTCGACTTGTTGATGCGATCAAAAATGAGATCAAAAAATACCTAAAACGTGAGCGTGCTAAAACCCTGCCAAATGATGTGGATTTTTGGGATTTCGATTGCCGTTTTGGTGCCGATGCCGCTAGTGCAAAAAAACTGCATATTGCTGAAATGAACGCCGCACTCGATCAAGCTGAAACCGATCAATTAACCAGCTGCTATATTGAAATTGTTGCAAAGCCGGGTTATAGAACACCTAAAGAAAAATAA